The DNA sequence GCCGAGCACACTTTTCTATCTTTTAAAGTTAACAACGAAATCCAAAGTTACATTGTATCAAATATCTCCAACAATTACTCGTGGACCGACACAAGTTTATAGAGGAAAAATGAAGTGTACCCACAGGATAAATGctttatgaaagaaatttgatttgtACTTTTCATTCCTCAGTATTTTATCTGGAGTTTGAGCAGATTGCGTTCTCTTAttacacattttctttttctatttattcaatGTATGTTAGTATGCGTGTATCCTGCAACGTTCGAATCTGCTACTTTATATTCAGTAAAGGATTTAAAGTTTTtatctaatattatttaatagcaACACTTCTCCTTAATCTATGTAAgctaaaaataatcgaaaaattatattattatgagTATAAAAAGTAAACTTTTGATTTCAGACAACAGAACCTATTTGGAATAGGTCAATAcactttacaaaataatatgcaagtACTATACGAAGACGAATTCGAGTAATTTTGATTATGCATTTAAAACCACTGaaaaaacataacaaaattaaacataagcCAACATTCCTATTCTCTGTGTAAGTATGGGAATGGTACAGTGTTTCATCTCATCTTGGAACAGATGACGCATCACGTATTTTCACTTTACGTATAACTGAAAATTATTACAGAGTCGAATACTCTACTCTACACTGTTTACCATCTCGATACCTAAACGTAGTTCACAAGTGACAAAAGGTGCACTATTCGCGTTACAAACAAGTAACCAATGatctatgaaaaaatatctaaaatacctgtagctatgtttgattgtagtATCCTTAACAGGGATCCCAAAGAATTATgaagaacaaataaaagtaagaCTGGTACATTAGGTGTTACAGCCAAGTTACACGACTTCACACCcttatcaataaaattcacCCCCTCCCGTTTCGATCTCGGAAACTCTATGCATGCGTTATTATCGCATGTATAACATAATTGTGTGTTgtcaatttcaataaaaatagagTTGCATCACCTTTTCTCACCATAGAACTACAAAATATTGGACCACCTCCCTTTccgtttctataaaattagAAGAGGAAGAGGGTGGTCTGCCTTGCTTGCTACTTGGTTGCCTCTGGAGGACAATCAGGCTGATTATTTGGGTGAGCAGCGGTAAAGGCAGGGTGATTCTCTAAATGACGATCTACTCTTAAAATTGTTGGGAAAGGTCTCAGATCGACGAGAAACCTTCTCGCGTTAAATATTTGTGGTATTAAACAACAGTCTGCTAGTGTAATTTCATCCCCCACGCAGTATTTCCCTGCACTGGACGACAGTAATTTTTCTACAGCTGGAAAAAAACCAATTCCAATTATCTCTCTATTATCTATCTTCATTGttaatgtattaatttgtataccTGTTAAACCTCTTGTAATCCAATGCTGTGCCCATTCCTTCTTACGTTCTTCCCCAACATATATCAACACAACTAGATTCTGCAACGGTTGAATACCACTAGCAATCACCTCGCAAATCTCCCTGACTCTAGCTCTCTTCACAGGATCTGCAGGCATTAAAGGTCGGTGTGGTCTGGTCTCTTCCAGGTATTGCAAGATATTCAACTGCAGCCAACACATATTTCCAGTTACATTCTCTATTCTTCATTAATATGATATACAAAAACGTATGGGATTATACTCACAGATTCTATTAACGTGTGATTGTCGATATGAAGTGCCGGCACCTGCTCCATGGGATTAATCTCACGAAACTCATTGGAATGTTGCTCACCGCCTCCTTTTATTAAGCTCACTGGCTTTATATCGTAAGGGATCTCCTTCAAGTTTAGTGCTgttagaaaatagaattttgtattgcaCTAGATACATttggaagaatattttatttatttgaaatctcTCGCGAGTATAACGATAGCATCTTGAAATCATTGAACGCTGTATTTTTACTCACCGATTCGCACTCTCCACGAGCAGGAGCTCCGCCAATAGGAGTAGAGTACCGgctgaaacgaaagaaagaaacgaaaaataaatgatcgacCGACAAATTCGTTCCAGTGTTTACCGGCTTCATGAGTTGACGAAGGTGTACATTCGCGAGGTAAGATTAAAATTCGATTGAATAGTTGCGGATAGAATACAACTGCGATGATAAAAGATGGTAAACAAAGGGAATAATccaagagagagagagagagagaggtaaAAGCATCGTTCGTAAATTAATAGGAATTCTGGTTGAACGAAGGTCGAAGAAACAGGTCCTGCAGGAGACGAAGGAAGGGCTAGCAAAAGCGAGATCTCTGGCAACAACGTCAGCATATATTAGATGTATTAATTCGTTCTCACCTTTCCCATGACGGACATCTCGTCAGGTCTTCGCGGACGGACTCGCTTGCTCGATTCTATACTCGATCGTTAAACGTTGACGCCGTGGCTCGCGAATCTCTTGGAAATTATTCGGAATCAGTTCAACGCGCGAAATCACTCCTCCCTCCCCTTTTATTCGATTGCCAGACGTCCCGTTCCAATGTCTCATTCTTGTCTGGGCTCGTGCGACCAATCAGCGCTCGCTTTTCGATAGAGCGCAGTGCTGTACGATACAAAAAACCTTCAAGGTTGATATACACCTATCTCCTGATTTACATGGAGGATCAGCTCCTACGAGGTTCTCTGAATATAACGTTCAAATCGAATTCAGGACTTTTTAAGTGGGAAAAACAtgtacattaaaaacaaaatgcaaTTGTTCcattacattcatttatttcgacgTAAGATAAAAATGGGAAGCAAACAATTCCATTCGTGACATAATCTCTAAtagcattttaatttttgtttctatagaTATGATTTTTCTAATCAATCTCTTTCGTGTTTAATTTCTCTCaatctttaatttccctctaAATTTTGCGTTTGCCCTTGAAGATTAATACGcacatattttgtaaataatgtattgtTAACGTAAATTTGATATCGTGTGACTTATCA is a window from the Hylaeus volcanicus isolate JK05 chromosome 7, UHH_iyHylVolc1.0_haploid, whole genome shotgun sequence genome containing:
- the LOC128879911 gene encoding probable maleylacetoacetate isomerase 2, with protein sequence MSVMGKPVLYSYWRSSCSWRVRIALNLKEIPYDIKPVSLIKGGGEQHSNEFREINPMEQVPALHIDNHTLIESLNILQYLEETRPHRPLMPADPVKRARVREICEVIASGIQPLQNLVVLIYVGEERKKEWAQHWITRGLTAVEKLLSSSAGKYCVGDEITLADCCLIPQIFNARRFLVDLRPFPTILRVDRHLENHPAFTAAHPNNQPDCPPEATK